CCGAACGTCACGTCGGTTTCGCGTCCTCTCCTGGGCCGAACCGGGGCGCGGCACCCGGGGGCGGCGCGGCCGGGACGACGTGGTGCTCCGAGGGCGGGGTGCCTCGTGAGGTGGTCGTCCACACCCTTATCCACAGGTTGTGCAGCGTGGGAGGGGTCTGGTGTCTCCGGCGAGGACCAGGCGCCTTGGATCGTTCCAGCCGTGGCCCGGCGCGGCGCTCGGCCGGTGCAGGACCGGGGGAGCGAGAGGTGTCGCGGGGGCGTGCAGGACGGTCGACGAGCCAGAGGGGGAAGTCTCGGGGAGGGGGTGAACCTAACAAGGGAATCACCCGGGGATCAAGGAGTTCTCCACAGGCTGGATGGTGCACCGACGAGGCGTGGACAGCTCCGGCGGACCGCCCCGTCCCGGCCCGCTCCCGGTCCGCTCCCGGTCCGCTCCCGGTCCGGTTTGACCCTCGTCAGGCCCACGCCGTACCGTGGAGCAGACGACCGGATCGTCGAGTGCCGCATGTCCACAGCGCCACGGGCCGCCCGCCCGTCGGGGTCACCGACGTGCTCGAGCACCCCGGTCCTTCCAGACTGTCTCATTCCTCGACACCCGGAGATACTCGTGAGCAAGCGGACCTACCAGCCGAACAACCGTCGCCGCGCCAGGACGCACGGCTTCCGCCTGCGCATGCGCACCCGCGCCGGCCGCGCCATCCTGTCCACGCGTCGCAGCAAGGGCCGCAAGCGCCTCTCCGTCTGAGGCGGGGACCTGGTGCCCCCGGTGCCCCCCGTGACCTCGGAGCCTCGCGCGTCGCACGTCTGGCTGCGCGCGCGCAGCCGCGCGCGGAACGGCTGAGCCCGTGCTCGCGCGCCCGCACCGTCTGACCGGTGCCCAGGACTTCGGCTCGACCGTACGCCGCGGCGCGCGCGCCGGGTCCGGCACCCTCGTCGGGCACCTGCTCGTGGAGCCCGACGCCGGCCCGCCCCGCGTGGGGTTCGTCGTGAGTCGTGCCGTGGGCAATGCGGTTGTGCGCAACCGGACCCAGCGCCGCCTCCGGCACCTGGTGGCCGACCGGCTCGACACCCTGCCTCCGGGCGCCACCCTCGTGGTGCGGGCGCTCCCGGCCGCTGCGGCGGCCGACGCGGAGCGGCTGGGGAACGACCTCGACCACGTGCTGCGGCGCGTCGGACGGTCCCGGACCGCCGTCGAGGTGGACGCGTGAGGTACCTGCTCATCGGCTTCCTCCGGGCCTACCGCCTCCTCATCAGCCCGCTCTACGGCCAGGTCTGCCGCTTCCACCCGTCGTGCTCGGCGTACGCCCTCGAGGCGGTCACCGTGCACGGCAGTCTGAGAGGCTCATGGCTGGCCGGACGCCGGATCGTGCGCTGCCACCCGTGGAACCCGGGCGGCTACGACCCGGTCCCGCCCCGCACCACCACCACCGACCCTGACTCGAGGAGCCAGCGTGTTTGACGCGATCGGTTCGTTCTTCGGCGCCATCCTGACGCCGCTCTACTGGATCACCTCGCTGGTCCTCTCGGGCTTCCACAGCGTCTTCGGCGCGATCTTCGGTGACGCCTCCGGCGCCTCCTGGGCGCTGTCGATCGTCGGTCTGACCCTGGTGGTCCGGGCCTCGCTGATCCCGCTGTTCGTCAAGCAGATCAAGTCCAGCCGCAACATGCAGCTGATCCAGCCGCGGGTGCGCGAGCTGCAGAAGAAGTACAAGCACGACCGGGAGCGTCTCGCCCAGGAGCAGATGAAGCTCTACAAGGACACGAACACCAACCCGTTCTCCGCGTGCCTCCCGCTGCTGCTGCAGATGCCGATCTTCCTGGCTCTCTTCCACCTCATCGACAGCGCTGCCAACGGCGAGAAGAAGGGCGTGCTCACCCAGAAGCAGGTCGACCAGCTCTCCTCGGCCGAGCTCTTCGGTGCCCGCATCGCCGACACGTTCCTCGGCGCCTCGGGTGACGCCGCCACCCAGGTCAAGCTGCTCGCCGCCGTGCTCGTCGTCGCGATGACCGCGACGACGTTCCTCACGCAGCGCCAGCTGATGACCAAGAACATGCCGGCCGACGCGCTCACCGGCCAGTACGCCCAGCAGCAGAAGCTGCTGCTCTACGTGCTCCCCCTCGTCTTCGCCGTCGGCGGCATCGCCTTCCCCATCGGTGTCCTCCTCTACTGGACGACGTCGAACCTGTGGACGATGGGCCAGCAGTTCTACGTGATCCGCAACAACCCGGTCCCCGGCACCCCGGCCGCCAAGGCCAAGGAGGACCGGGACGCGGCGAAGCGGCGCAAGAAGGGCCTGCCCGACGAGCCCGCCGCCGGCACCACGCTGACCGCGACCGAGACGCCGGCGCCGCCCGCCCCGCCGCGGCAGCAGCCGAAGAAGCAGACCCGTGAGCAGCGGCGCAAGCAGGGACCGCCGCGGGCTCCACGGCAGGCTGCACCCCGCCGACCCGGGCCGTCCGAGCAGAAGAACCCGGACTGACCCCCCACCGACCACCGGGAGCAGCACCACCCGCTCCCCCGCCCGGCCGCCGGGCGACCACCCGCTGCCCCCGCGGCAGCGCCAACGTTGAGGAGCACCCCCGTGAGTGACCAGACCACCACCCAGACCGACGACGTCGTCGACGACGGCGTGGAGAGCGACGACTCCGTCGAGACCGCCGGCTCGGACGAGGCCACCGAGGCCACCGAGACCGACGCCCCGGCGGCGACCAGCAGCAAGGTCGAGCAGCTCGAGCGCGAGGGCGACATCGCCGCCGACTACCTCGAGGAGCTCCTCGACATCGCCGACTTCGACGGCGACCTGGACATGGACGTCGAGAACGGCCGCGCCTCGGTGTCGATCGTCGGCGGCGACCTGGGCCGTCTCGTGGGCGAGCGCGGCGAGGTCCTCGACGCGCTCCAGGAGCTGACCCGTCTGGCGGTGCTGCGCGAGACCGGCGACCGGTCCCGGCTGATGCTGGACATCGGCGGGCACCGCGCCCAGCGTCGTACGGAGCTGCAGGAGGTGGCGCGGGCCGCGGTCGCCGAGGTGCAGGCGTCCGGCGAGCCGAAGGCCCTGGAGCCGATGAACTCGTTCGAGCGCAAGGTCGTCCACGACGTCGTCGCCGAGGCCGGACTGGCCTCCGACTCCGACGGCGTCGAGCCGCGTCGCCACGTCGTCGTCCGGCCCGCCGAGGCCTGATGAACGACCCTGTTTCACGTGGAACGCCCCCGCCGCCGCCCTCGGTCGCGGGGGTTTTCCATGCCCGCACCCCCCTGATCGAGGCGTACGCCGACTGGCTCGCCGGCCCGGGCATCGAGCGCGGCCTGATCGGCCCCCGTGAGCTGCCTCGCCTGTGGGACCGCCACGTCCTCAACTGCGCGGCCCTGGCGGCGGTGGTGGCGCCGGACCGCCGGGTGGCGGACGTGGGCAGCGGTGCCGGCCTGCCGGGCCTCGTGCTCGCGATCGCCCGCCCCGACCTGCAGGTGACCCTCATCGAGCCCCTGCTGCGCCGGACGACCTTCCTGGAGGAGGTGGTCGCCGACCTCGGCCTCGGCGACCAGGTCGCGGTGGCGCGCGGGCGCGCCGAGGAGGTCCCCGGCCAGGGCACGTTCGACGTGGTGACCTCCCGCGCCGTCGCCGCGCTCGACAAGCTGCTGCGCTGGTCGCTGCCGTTGTGCACCCCCGCGGGCGAGGTGCTGGCCCTCAAGGGGCGCAGCGCCCCGGACGAGATCGAGGCGGCGCGACCGGCGCTGCACCGGCTGCGGTGCGGCACCCCCGAGGTGCTCCTGGTCGAAAAGGACTGGCTTTCTTCACCGGTCACGGTGGTGCGAGTGGAAGCGCGTCCGGCGTCTCGTTAGGTTGGGCCGACAGCGCGACGCGGTCCCTCCGGGGCCGCTCCGCCCGGCCACGACGAGGAGGCACCCACCGTGTCAGTGCGACGCCCGACCGCTCAACCAGGCGTCCAGCGAGGGCTCGGGTGGCCGCAGAAGATGAAGGAGCTGGGTCGTTCGCGTCTCGGCTGGCCGGCCGCTCCGGCGGTCGCCCCGCGCCACTCCCTGCGCTCCACTCCCCCGCCGACACCCGCTCCCTCGGGCTCGGCAGCGCCGTCCGGGCTCGTCGGCGCGCCCGCTCCGTCCCCGTCCACGACCGGTGTTTCACGTGGAACGACCGACGACTCCGACGGCGGGACCGCCTCCGGCGCCCCGGGCGCTGTCAGCGCGACGGACGACGCCCCGGTGGCTCCGGACCCCACCGTTTCCCGTGAAACGGCCTCGATCCCGGCCCAGGCGGCGCCGGAGGAGATCGTGTCCGAGTCCACTCCCCTCGCGGCAGCCGTGCAGAAGCAGCTCCAGCTGCGTCGGGGCCTGCTGCAGCGCGAGAGCCTCCCCCGGCCGGACCGCGCGCGGGTCATGGTCGTCGCGAACCAGAAGGGCGGCGTGGGCAAGACCACGACCGCGGTGAACCTCGCCGCCGGGCTCGCCCAGGGCGGCCTGCGGGTGCTCGTCATCGACCTCGACCCCCAGGGGAACGCCTCGACAGCCCTGGCGGTCGAGCACACGCGCGGCACGCTCTCGACGTACGACGCCCTCGTGGACGGCGTCCCATTGTCCGAGGTGGCCCAGCCCTGCGAGGAGCTGCCCGGACTGATGGTCGTGCCGGCCACGATCGACCTGGCCGGCGCCGAGATCGAGCTGGTCAGCGTCGTTGCCCGGGAGAACCGCCTGCGTAAGGCGATCCTGGGCTGGGACCGGGTCTCCGGGGACGGGGAGGACCGCTTCGACTACGTCCTCATCGACTGCCCGCCCTCCCTGGGGCTGCTGACGCTCAACGCGCTCGTCGCCGCGGAGGAGCTGCTGCTGCCGATCCAGGCGGAGTACTACGCGCTCGAGGGCGTCGGCCAGCTGCTGGAGACCGTCGAGCTCGTCCGGGCGAACCTCAACCCCCGGCTGCGCATCAGCACCGTGCTGCTGACGATGTACGACGGCCGCACCCGGCTCTCCGCGGCCGTGGCCGACGAGGTGCGCGGCCACTTCGGTGACCGGGTGCTCAGCACCGCGATCCCCCGGGCCGTGCGGGTCTCCGAGGCCCCCAGCTACGCCCAGACCGTGATGACCTACGACCCGGCGTCGTCGGGTGCGCTGAGCTACCGCGAGGCCGCTCGTGAGCTGGCCCAGCAGGTGGAGAAGAAGGAAACGGAGCCCCACGTCGTGGCGGCCGGCAGCCAGGGAGGCACCGCATGAGCACCAACCAGCGTCGGGGACTGGGACGAGGGCTCGGCTCCCTGATCCCCACCGCACCGGTGAACGACGAGGACACCGGGGGCACCACGACCGCGACCCTGGCGCCGGGGGAGACGGCACCGCCGCGCCAGGCCACCCCGACGGACTGGATCGGTCGCATCGACCCTCCGGCCGCCGAGGGTGAGGCGACCGCCTCCGACGCCGTCGAGACCGGCCCCGCACCGGTGGCCGGCGCCCACTTCGCCGAGCTGTCGGTCACCGACATCCGGCCCAACCCGCGCCAGCCGCGCGAGGTCTTCGACGAGGAGGCCCTCACCGAGCTCGTCGACTCGATCACCGAGGTGGGCCTGCTGCAGCCGGTCGTGGTGCGTCCCGCGGTCGGCGGCGGCTACGAGCTGATCATGGGGGAGCGGCGCTGGCGCGCGACCCAGCGTGCGGGCCTCACCACGATCCCGGCGATCGTGCGCGACACCACTGACGACGACCTGCTGCGCGACGCCCTGCTCGAGAACCTGCACCGGGCCCAGCTCAACCCGCTCGAGGAGGCAGCCGCCTACCAGCAGCTCCTCGACGACTTCGGGTGCACCCAGGAGGAGCTCTCCCGCCGGATCGGCCGCAGCCGACCCCAGATCAGCAACACGCTGCGCCTGCTCAAGCTGTCGCCGGCCGTCCAGCGTCGCGTCGCCGCCGGTGTGCTGTCGGCCGGCCACGCACGCACGCTGGTCTCGGTCCCGGAGGCGACCCTGCAGGACCGGCTCGCCGAGCGGGTCGTGGCCGAGGGCATCTCCGTCCGCGCGCTCGAGGAGATCGTGGCGGTGGGGGAGTACGGCGGCGACGCCGCGCCCCGGGTCCGTCGGGCCAAGCCGGTGGCACCGCACGCGGCCGAGGTCGCCCAGCGGCTCTCGGACCTCTACGAGACGCGGGTCAAGGTCGACCTGGGGCAGCGCAAGGGGCGCATCACCATCGAGTTCGCCTCGCTGGCCGACCTCGAGCGCATCGTGGCCACGATGGACCCCCGGGGAGCCGGGCACACGGAGTAACAAGTCGCTTTGTCGACAAAGCGACCTGACGACACATTGATTCGTCGCTTCACTGACACATCGATAGGTCGATGAGTCACTCAGTCGACCGGTCGACGTCCGCTTCACGTGAAACCGGCGCGTTGACCTCGGTCGGCGTGCCGGTCGTCACAACCTGACGCCATCGGCCTCGGGAGCAGGCGATTGTGGCTAGGCTCGGCCGGTGGACGGGATCTCGACTTTCTTCGAGAACGAATGGGTCATTTTCTGGACGATCCCGATCTTCACCGGCACGGTCGGCTGGTTGATCAACTGGACCGGTCTGATCATGCTCTTCAAGCCCGTCCGGCTGTACGGCGTACGCGTGCCCGGCCTGGCCGAGGTGGCCCGCCTGCTGCCGCACAAGCTGCAGGAGATCCCGGGACTGCTCTACGGACGGCTGGGCTGGCAGGGGATCGTGCCGGCCCGTGCGGCGAAGATGGGCAGCATCGCCGTCGACAAGGCGATCGCCAAGATCGGCACGCCGCAGGAGTTCTACCAGCACCTCGACCCGCCGGTCATCGGCGAGCACATCGTCTCGATCATGGAGCCGAAGGTGCCCGAGATCGTCGAGGGCGTCATGCTGCGCCAGCACCCGCAGCTGTGGAAGAGCCTGCCGCCGCGGCTCAAGGACGCGATCATCCAGCGGGTCAAGCAGCAGCTGCCCAACATCGTCGAGGAGATCACCGACGAGATCGGTGAGCACATCGACCAGCTCCTCGACCCGAAGATCATGGTCATCGAGCACTTCCGCAAGAACCCGGCCCTGGTCAACAAGATCTTCTACGACGTCGGCGAGCGCGAGCTCAAGCTCATGGTGCGCGTCGGGTTCGTCTTCGGCTTCCTGCTCGGCATCCCGGTCGCGATCATCGACGTGTTCTTCCACCTGTGGTGGACGCTGCCGTTCCTCGGGGTCATCGTCGGCTGGATCACCAACCTGCTCGGGATGGCGCTGATCTTCTCGCCGGTCGAGGAGAGGCGGATCCTCGGCATCAAGGTCCACGGCCTCTTCCTGCGCCGCCAGGACGAGGTGGCCTCGATCTACGCCAAGATCATCGCCGACGACGTCATCACGCTCGAGAACATCGGGGACTTCCTGCTCTACGGTCCGCGCGGCGACCGCACCCACCAGATGCTGGAGGAGGCGATGGGCCCGGCGATCGACCGGGCCGCCGGCCCGGTGCGCGGGGCGCTGCGGGTGGCGGTCGGCACACGGGAGTTCGACGCGATCCGCGACCAGGTGGCCCACGACTCGGCCGCCCACACCATCGAGCCCTTCAAGGACCCCAGTTTCTCGGCGCGCCAGAGCGAGAAGATCCGCCTGCTGTTCGAGAAGCGCACCCGCGAGCTCCCCTCCCAGGATTTCGTGGAGATGCTGCGTGCCGCGATCAAGGAGGATGAGTGGATGCTCTACGCGCACGGGGCGGTGATGGGGTTCGGCGGCGGACTCCTGCACGTCCTCATCTTCAGCTCGGACAAGTTCCTGTGAGCCTGGAGAGGCGCGCCCCCGCGGGGGAGCCCGACGGCTTCGGAGCCCGCGACGTCGTCGGGCTCGCCAAGGTCGTCACCGTCTCCGGGTTCCGGGTCGGCGCGTGGGCGGCGTACACCGGTCTGTCGGCGACGCGACGCGTCGTCGACGTCGCCCTCCACCCCGACCACGCCTGGGAGCTGGCCGAGGACGTGCGCTACGCCGCCGGCGCCGTGACGCGCGCGATGGTGGGGGACCGGCTCGACGACGTCCGCGCGGCCGCGGCCGGCAACCCGGTGGTCCGCGTCGTGGCCGAGACCCTGGACAACGTGACCCCGAGCCAGCCGCCGGCACAGCCGGACCCGGAGCCCGAGAACCCCCTGCACGCGGCGGGCCGCGACCTGCTGCACCGCTCGCGCGACGTGTGGGCCGACGACCACGGCCACCCCGCCTACGCCCGGATCATCGAGGAGCTTGCGCCGGACGAGGGCCGGATCCTGCTGCTGCTGCTGCGGCGCGGACCGCAGGCGGCGGTCGACGTCCGCACCGGCGGCCTCATCGGCGCCGTGTCGTCGACACTGGTCGCCCCCCAGCTCAACATGATCGGCGCGCACGCGGGCTGCCGGTACGTCGACCGGGTGCCGTCCTACCTGCACAACCTGGAGCGGCTCGGGCTGATCTGGTTCTCACCCGAGCTGGTGACCGACCCGATGGACTACCAGGTGCTCGAGGCCCAGCCCGACGTCATCGAGGCCATGGAGTCGGTCAAGCGCGCCAAGTGCGTGCGCCGCAGCCTGCACCTGACACCCTTCGGCGAGGACTTCTGCCGCGAGGGCCTGGGCCTGCACCTGTCGACCGAGGAGCTCGCCGAGGTGCCCAAGCACGCCAACCCCGCCCAGGACTGACCCGCGAGACGTCGCGCGAGGCTAGGCCTTCTTGGCGCGGGCGGCCTCGGCCTTGGCGCGGCGCTTCTCCGCGCGGCGCTTGAGCTCCTCGCGGTCGAGCTCCTTGGCGCGCTCGGGCGTCGGGGCCGAGCCGCCGTAGGACTCGGGCAGCCACCAGGAGCCCGGCGGCTGCTCCTCGGGCGGGTACTCGCGGATCGCCTTGTCGAGCATGGCGGACATGTGCTCGTGGAGGACCTTGGTCTTCTCGACCGCGGTCTCGCCCTCGGGACGGAACGGCTCGCCGATCGTGATCGAGATCGTCTTGTGCCGTGAGAGGTCGCGCGGGTGGTCCTTGGTCATGATGCGCTGGGTGCCCCACAGGATCAGGGGGATCAGCGGCACGTCGGCGTCCTCGGCCATCCGCACGGCGCCGGTCTTGAGCTCCTTGATCAGGAAGCTCCGCGAGATCGTCGCCTCGGGGAACACACCGACCAGCTCGCCGTCGCGCAGGTAGCGCACCGCCTCGTCGTACGACGCCTGGCCGTCGGCGCGGTCGACGCTGATGTGCTTGCAGTTGCGCATGATCGGCCCGGTCACCGGGTGGTCGAAGGTCTCCCGCTTGGCCATGAACCGGGTCAGCCGGTTCACCGAGCGCGGGCCGAGGCCGGCCATGATGAAGTCGACGTAGGAGACGTGGTTGATCGCCAGGACCGCGCCCGCGTCGGCGGGGATGTGCTCCTCGCCGGTGATCTGGAAGCGGAAGTCCATGGCCTTGAACCAGGTCCGCGCCGCTCCGATGATCGAGTAGTACGTCAGGTCGGTCACCGGGACAGGCTACTGGCCCGTAGCCGCGCGGGCGACCGCTCTCCCCACGAGGCGCGCCATGACCGCGCCGAGGTCCTCCCCGGCGGCGTCGACGGCCAGCGGCACCGTCGAGGTCTCGGTCAGGCCGGGCGCGACGTTGACCTCGAGGAACCACACCTGCCCGTCGGCGTCGACCATGAGGTCGGAGCGGGAGAGGTCACGCAGCCCGAGGGTGCGGTGCGCCGTCAGCGCGACCGTGCGGCACGCGTCGATGACCTCGTCCGACAGGTCGGCCGGTACGTCGAACGCGGTCGAGCCGGCGGTGTAGCGGGCCGTGTAGTCGTAGACGCCGCCGTCGGGCCGGATCCCCACGACCGGCAGGGCCTCGGGGCCGGCGTCGGTCTCGACGACCGGCACGGCCACCTCGGACCCGACGACGAACGCCTCGACGAGGGCGGTGTCGCCGTACGAGAAGGCGTGGACCATGGCGCCGGGCAGCTGCGCGGCCTCGGTGACCAGGCTGCAGCCGAGGGCGGAGCCGCCGCGGGCGGGCTTGACCATCATCGGCAACCCGACGGTCTCGACCATCGCGGCCATGACCGCGGAGGCGCCGAGCTCGCGGAACGCCTCGGCCGGCAGGGTGACGCTCGCCGGCGTCCGGACCCCGGCCCGACCGACCAGCGTCTTGGCCACCGGCTTGTCGAAGGCGAGGCGGCACGCGCTGGGCCGCGAGCCCACGTAGGGCAGCGCGAGCAGCTCGAGGACCTCGCGCAGGGCGCCGTCCTCCCCGGACTCGCCGTGCAGCAGGGGCACGACGCAGGTCGGCCGGTCCTGCTGGAGCCGCTCGAGCAGGCCGGAGCCGACGTCGCTGACCTCGACGTCGTGCCCGTGGTCGCGCAGGGCCTCCGCGACCCGGCGACCCGAGCGCAGCGAGACGTCGCGCTCGTGGGAGAGGCCTCCGGCCAGGACCAGCACGCGCTCACTCACAAGGACGACCTCCGGGTCGGACGGGGACAGCGGGGACGGGACCCGGGTGGGTCCCGGACGGACAGGGGCTCACGTCAGGTCGGACTGGGGACCCTCGTAGCCCCGCGCCACGACGTCGGCGACGGTGCCGAAGGTCTGGCGGAGCTCGAGCTCGTCCTCGATGACCCCCACGAGGCGGCGCACACCCTCCCGGATGCGCTCCGGCGTGGGGTAGCAGTAGGACAGCCGCATCGACTGCGCCCCGAAGCCGTCGGCGAAGAAGGCGGTGCCCGGGACGTAGGCGACGCGGGCGGTGACGGCGCGGGGCAGCATCGCCTTGGCGTCGAGGCCGTCGGGCAGCGTGAGCCAGACGTAGAAGCCGCCGGCCGGGACGTTCCACCGGGCGGTGGCCGGCATCAGGTCGTCGAGGGCCTCGATCATCGCGTCGCGCCGGTCGCGGTACATCTCACGGAACTGCTTGACCTGGCCCTGCCAGTCGTGGGTGCGCAGGTACGCCGACACCGCCATCTGGCTGAACGACGGGGGGCACAGCGTGGCCGACTCCTGGGCCAGCACCAGCTTCTCCCGCACGGCGTGGGGCGCCAGCGCCCACCCCACCCGGAACCCGGGGGCGAAGGTCTTGGAGAACGACCCGAGGTAGATCACGCCCTCCGCCTCGTCGGCCCGCATCGCGCGGATCGGCTCGCCCTCGAAGCCGAGCAGGCCGTAGGGGTTGTCCTCGAGCACGAGCACGTCGGCCTCGCGACAGATCTGGAGGATCTCGGTGCGTCGCTCGGCGCTGAGCGTCACGCCGGCGGGGTTGTGGAAGTTCGGGATCGTGTAGACGAACTTGATGGTCCGGCCGGCTGCCTGCACGTGGGCGATGGCCTGGCGCAGCGCCTCGGGCACCATGCCGTCGGCGTCCATCTCGACGTGGACCACGTCGCACTCGTAGGCGCGGAAGACGCCGAGCGCGCCGACGTACGACGGGGCCTCGCAGATGACGACGTCGCCGGGGTCGCAGAAGATCCGCGTCACCAGGTCGACGGCCTGCTGGGAGCCGACGGTGACCACGACGTCGTCGGGGTGGGCCTCGATGCCCTCGAGCCGCATCACGTCGCAGATCTGCTCGCGCAGCACCGGGTCGCCCTGGCCGGAGCCGTACTGCATGGCGGTGGCCCCGTGGTCGGCGACGAGGTCGCTGATCGCGCCGCCGACGACGTCGAGCGGGAGGCCGGAGATGTTCGGCATGCCCCCGGCGAGGCTCACCACCTCGGGCCGGCTGGCGACCGAGAACAGCGCGCGGATCTCCGAGGCCGTCATGCCCTTGGTGCGGGCGGCGTACCGGTCGACGTAGCTGTCGAGACGGGTGCTGCTGCGAGCGGGCAGCTCGGGCGGCGGGACTGACATGGGTGCGAACTCCTGGCGGCTGACTACCATCCCAGTATCCACACCCGAGGAGGTGCCGTGTCGCGACGCGTCGCACGTCTCACCGTGGACTCGCTCGCCGCCCTGCCCGACGAGGTGAGGACCTGCGTGGCCTGGGAGCTCGACCCGGTCGAGCGGGCGCGGGCCGAGCGTGAGGGCACCGCGGCCGAGGAGAAGGCCGCCTGGCTCTCCCGCGTGCTGCTGGAGTGGGGATCGTGCGGCCGCGTGGTGTGGATCGACGACGCGGTCGCGGGCGTGGTCGTCTACGCCCCGCCCGCGTTCCTGCCGGGGACCGTGGTGATGCCGACGGCGCCGGTCGCGGAGGACGCGGTGCAGATCGCCAGCGCCTTCGTCGCCGAGGAGCACGCCGGCGGCGGCCTGGGCCGGCTGCTCATGCAGCTGGCCGTCAAGGACGTGCTGCAGCGGGGCGGCTACCGCGCCGTGGAGTGCTTCGGCCGCGAGCCGGGCGTCTCGCCCGACGCGGACGCCTGCTGCCTGCCGGTCGAGTTCCTCCAGCGCGTCGGTTTCCGCACCGCCCGCGGTCACGTGCGGCACCCGCGCCTGCGGCTGGACCTCAAGTCGGTGGTGAGCTGGCGCGAGGAGGTCGAGCTCGCCTGGGAGCGGCTGCTGGGCGCGGTGCGGCCGCCGGTGCCCGCCCCGGTACCCCGGGCCTCGAGCCGTGGGGTGAGCCGTGAGACGAGCCGGGGGGCGAGCCGCGTCGGGCGGTCGGCTCAGCCGCCGTCGGGGGACGCGTGGCGCAGTGCGCGGAGGTCGGCGATGCGCAGCACGCCCGTGTGGTGGTCGGAGTCCGGGTCCAGGTAGAGCCGCTGCACGGCGATGACCACGGCCTCGGCCACGGTGTCGCGCAGGTGCTCGTCGCGCCCCGACGCCACGGACGCGGCGTCGTAGCCGACCTCGACGCACACGGTCGGCATCTTGGTCTGGCGCAGCAGGTCCCACGACCGGGCGTGCGTGCGGAGGTCGGGCAGCGCGGTGCGGGCCACGATCTCGCGCTGCACCAGCCCGGCGAAGCGCTCGCCGACCCAGGAGCGCAGCCCGTGCGCCTCCATCCCGAAGAAGTACGTCGACACGCCGCGGTCGGCGGGCTCGGCGGCCGGGTCGACCAGCAACGAGACGCAGAGGTGGGCGTCGGCCCGGTTGGCGAAGGCGGCCCGGACGCCCTCGTCCTCCTCGACGCCGGCGTGCGGCACCGACAGGAACGCTTGCACCCCGGTCGCGAGCAGGCGGCCCTCGACGCGGCGGGCGAGGTCGCTGCTGGCCTCGTGGGCTTGGGC
This DNA window, taken from Nocardioides sp. HDW12B, encodes the following:
- the rpmH gene encoding 50S ribosomal protein L34; protein product: MSKRTYQPNNRRRARTHGFRLRMRTRAGRAILSTRRSKGRKRLSV
- the rnpA gene encoding ribonuclease P protein component, yielding MLARPHRLTGAQDFGSTVRRGARAGSGTLVGHLLVEPDAGPPRVGFVVSRAVGNAVVRNRTQRRLRHLVADRLDTLPPGATLVVRALPAAAAADAERLGNDLDHVLRRVGRSRTAVEVDA
- the yidD gene encoding membrane protein insertion efficiency factor YidD produces the protein MRYLLIGFLRAYRLLISPLYGQVCRFHPSCSAYALEAVTVHGSLRGSWLAGRRIVRCHPWNPGGYDPVPPRTTTTDPDSRSQRV
- the yidC gene encoding membrane protein insertase YidC yields the protein MFDAIGSFFGAILTPLYWITSLVLSGFHSVFGAIFGDASGASWALSIVGLTLVVRASLIPLFVKQIKSSRNMQLIQPRVRELQKKYKHDRERLAQEQMKLYKDTNTNPFSACLPLLLQMPIFLALFHLIDSAANGEKKGVLTQKQVDQLSSAELFGARIADTFLGASGDAATQVKLLAAVLVVAMTATTFLTQRQLMTKNMPADALTGQYAQQQKLLLYVLPLVFAVGGIAFPIGVLLYWTTSNLWTMGQQFYVIRNNPVPGTPAAKAKEDRDAAKRRKKGLPDEPAAGTTLTATETPAPPAPPRQQPKKQTREQRRKQGPPRAPRQAAPRRPGPSEQKNPD
- a CDS encoding R3H domain-containing nucleic acid-binding protein, which codes for MAADYLEELLDIADFDGDLDMDVENGRASVSIVGGDLGRLVGERGEVLDALQELTRLAVLRETGDRSRLMLDIGGHRAQRRTELQEVARAAVAEVQASGEPKALEPMNSFERKVVHDVVAEAGLASDSDGVEPRRHVVVRPAEA
- the rsmG gene encoding 16S rRNA (guanine(527)-N(7))-methyltransferase RsmG, whose product is MNDPVSRGTPPPPPSVAGVFHARTPLIEAYADWLAGPGIERGLIGPRELPRLWDRHVLNCAALAAVVAPDRRVADVGSGAGLPGLVLAIARPDLQVTLIEPLLRRTTFLEEVVADLGLGDQVAVARGRAEEVPGQGTFDVVTSRAVAALDKLLRWSLPLCTPAGEVLALKGRSAPDEIEAARPALHRLRCGTPEVLLVEKDWLSSPVTVVRVEARPASR
- a CDS encoding AAA family ATPase, which encodes MRRGLLQRESLPRPDRARVMVVANQKGGVGKTTTAVNLAAGLAQGGLRVLVIDLDPQGNASTALAVEHTRGTLSTYDALVDGVPLSEVAQPCEELPGLMVVPATIDLAGAEIELVSVVARENRLRKAILGWDRVSGDGEDRFDYVLIDCPPSLGLLTLNALVAAEELLLPIQAEYYALEGVGQLLETVELVRANLNPRLRISTVLLTMYDGRTRLSAAVADEVRGHFGDRVLSTAIPRAVRVSEAPSYAQTVMTYDPASSGALSYREAARELAQQVEKKETEPHVVAAGSQGGTA
- a CDS encoding ParB/RepB/Spo0J family partition protein, giving the protein MSTNQRRGLGRGLGSLIPTAPVNDEDTGGTTTATLAPGETAPPRQATPTDWIGRIDPPAAEGEATASDAVETGPAPVAGAHFAELSVTDIRPNPRQPREVFDEEALTELVDSITEVGLLQPVVVRPAVGGGYELIMGERRWRATQRAGLTTIPAIVRDTTDDDLLRDALLENLHRAQLNPLEEAAAYQQLLDDFGCTQEELSRRIGRSRPQISNTLRLLKLSPAVQRRVAAGVLSAGHARTLVSVPEATLQDRLAERVVAEGISVRALEEIVAVGEYGGDAAPRVRRAKPVAPHAAEVAQRLSDLYETRVKVDLGQRKGRITIEFASLADLERIVATMDPRGAGHTE
- a CDS encoding Abi-alpha family protein, whose protein sequence is MSLERRAPAGEPDGFGARDVVGLAKVVTVSGFRVGAWAAYTGLSATRRVVDVALHPDHAWELAEDVRYAAGAVTRAMVGDRLDDVRAAAAGNPVVRVVAETLDNVTPSQPPAQPDPEPENPLHAAGRDLLHRSRDVWADDHGHPAYARIIEELAPDEGRILLLLLRRGPQAAVDVRTGGLIGAVSSTLVAPQLNMIGAHAGCRYVDRVPSYLHNLERLGLIWFSPELVTDPMDYQVLEAQPDVIEAMESVKRAKCVRRSLHLTPFGEDFCREGLGLHLSTEELAEVPKHANPAQD
- a CDS encoding lysophospholipid acyltransferase family protein, translated to MTDLTYYSIIGAARTWFKAMDFRFQITGEEHIPADAGAVLAINHVSYVDFIMAGLGPRSVNRLTRFMAKRETFDHPVTGPIMRNCKHISVDRADGQASYDEAVRYLRDGELVGVFPEATISRSFLIKELKTGAVRMAEDADVPLIPLILWGTQRIMTKDHPRDLSRHKTISITIGEPFRPEGETAVEKTKVLHEHMSAMLDKAIREYPPEEQPPGSWWLPESYGGSAPTPERAKELDREELKRRAEKRRAKAEAARAKKA